One part of the Symphalangus syndactylus isolate Jambi chromosome 1, NHGRI_mSymSyn1-v2.1_pri, whole genome shotgun sequence genome encodes these proteins:
- the DHX30 gene encoding ATP-dependent RNA helicase DHX30 isoform X2 — translation MQSHYVAQAGLELLVSSAPLISASQSAWITGFQLSLLARNVQPGLIQKRSGPAQAASVQTSPTPPSTHVCQPCPRRDHLSRLNVNISNMAASRDLLKEFPQPKNLLNSVIGRALGISHAKDKLVYVHTNGPKKKKVTLHIKWPKSVEVEGYGSKKIDAERQAAAAACQLFKGWGLLGPRNELFDAAKYRVLADRFGSPADSWWRPEPTMPPTSWRQLNPESIRPGGPGGLSRSLGREEEEDEEEELEEGTIDVTDFLSMTQQDSHAPLRDSRGSSFEMTDDDSAIRALTQFPLPKNLLAKVIQIATSSSTAKNLMQFHTVGTKTKLSTLTLLWPCPMTFVAKGRRKAEAENKAAALACKKLKSLGLVDRNNEPLTHAMYNLASLRELGETQRRPCTIQVPEPILRKIETFLNHYPVESSWITPELRLQSDDILPLGKDSGPLSDPITGKPYVPLLEAEEVRLSQSLLELWRRRGPVWQEAPQLPVDPHRDTILNAIEQHPVVVISGDTGCGKTTRIPQLLLERYVTEGRGARCNVIITQPRRISAVSVAQRVSHELGPSLRRNVGFQVRLESKPPARGGALLFCTVGILLRKLQSNPSLEGVSHVIVDEVHERDVNTDFLLILLKGLQRLNPALRLVLMSATGDNERFSRYFGGCPVIKVPGFMYPVKEHYLEDILAKLGKHQYLHRHRHHESEDECALDLDLVTDLVLHIDARGEPGGILCFLPGWQEIKGVQQRLQEALGMHESKYLILPVHSNIPMMDQKAIFQQPPAGVRKIVLATNIAETSITINDIVHVVDSGLHKEERYDLKTKVSCLETVWVSRANVIQRRGRAGRCQSGFAYHLFPRSRLEKMVPFQVPEILRTPLENLVLQAKIHMPEKTAVEFLSKAVDSPNIKAVDEAVILLQEIGVLDQREYLTTLGQRLAHISTDPRLAKAIVLAAIFRCLHPLLVVVSCLTRDPFSSSLQNRAEVDKVKALLSHDSGSDHLAFVRAVAGWEEVLRWQDRSSRENYLEENLLYAPSLRFIHGLIKQFSENIYEAFLVGKPSDCTLASAQCNEYSEEEELVKGVLMAGLYPNLIQVRQGKVTRQGKFKPNSVTYRTKSGNILLHKSTINREATRLRSRWLTYFMAVKSNGSVFVRDSSQVHPLAVLLLTDGDVHIRDDGRRATISLSDSDLLRLEGDSRTVRLLKELRRALGRMVERSLRSELAALPPSVQEEHGQLLALLAELLRGPCGSFDVRKAADD, via the exons CTTCTAGGGACCTATTAAAAGAGTTCCCACAGCCCAAAAATCTTCTCAACAGTGTGATTGGAAGAGCCCTCGGCATCTCACATGCAAAAGACAAACTAGTCTACGTGCACACAAATGGACCGAAGAAAAAG AAAGTCACACTGCACATAAAGTGGCCCAAGAGCGTGGAGGTAGAAGGCTATGGCAGCAAGAAGATCGATGCTGAGCGGCAGGCTGCAGCTGCGGCCTGCCAGCTGTTCAAG GGTTGGGGTCTGCTGGGTCCCCGGAATGAGTTGTTTGACGCAGCCAAATACCGAGTGCTAGCTGATCGCTTTGGCTCCCCTGCCGACAGCTGGTGGCGTCCGGAACCCACCATGCCCCCTACTTCCTGGCGGCAGCTGAATCCGGAGAGCATTCGGCCAGGGGGACCTGGGGGCCTATCCCGCTCTTTGGGCcgggaagaagaggaggatgaggaggaagagcTAGAAGAAGGGACCATAGATGTTACCGACTTCTTGTCCATGACCCAGCAGGATTCCCACGCCCCACTCAGGGACTCAAG GGGGAGTTCCTTTGAGATGACAGATGACGACAGTGCCATTAGGGCTCTGACCCAGTTTCCACTTCCCAAGAACCTTCTGGCCAAGGTGATTCAGATTGCAACGTCATCCTCCACAGCTAAG AACCTCATGCAGTTCCATACTGTGGGCACCAAGACCAAGCTGTCTACACTCACCCTGCTCTGGCCCTGCCCCATGACCTTTGTTGCCAAAGGGCGCCGCAAAGCAGAGGCTGAGAATAAGGCGGCAGCCTTGGCCTGCAAGAAACTGAAG AGCCTGGGCCTGGTGGACAGGAACAACGAACCGCTTACACACGCCATGTATAACCTGGCCTCTTTGCGTGAGCTGGGTGAGACCCAGCGCCGACCGTGCACCATCCAGGTGCCCGAACCCATCCTCCGCAAGATAGAGACCTTCCTGAACCAT TACCCTGTGGAGAGTTCATGGATCACCCCAGAACTCCGGCTGCAGAGTGATGACATCTTGCCCTTGGGCAAGGACTCAGGGCCTCTGAGTGACCCTATCACAGGCAAGCCCTATGTGCCCCTGTTGGAAGCAGAGGAGGTACGTCTCAGCCAGAGTCTGCTAGAACTGTGGCGGCGGCGAGGGCCGGTCTGGCAGGAGGCCCCCCAGCTACCTGTGGACCCACATCGGGACACCATCCTCAATGCCATTGAGCAGCACCCAGTGGTGGTCATCTCTGGGGACACGGGCTGTGGGAAGACCACGCGCATCCCCCAGCTGTTGCTGGAACGCTATGTGACCGAGGGCCGCGGTGCCCGCTGCAATGTGATCATCACCCAACCTCGCCGCATCTCTGCTGTGTCTGTGGCACAGCGGGTCAGCCATGAACTGGGCCCCTCTCTGCGGCGGAATGTGGGCTTCCAGGTGCGGTTGGAAAGTAAGCCCCCAGCCCGAGGCGGGGCCCTGCTCTTCTGCACTGTGGGTATCCTGCTGCGTAAGCTGCAGAGCAACCCCAGCCTGGAGGGCGTGAGCCATGTCATCGTGGATGAGGTGCATGAGCGGGATGTGAACACAGACTTTCTGCTGATCCTGCTCAAGGGCCTGCAGCGGCTCAACCCGGCCCTGCGGCTGGTGCTCATGAGTGCCACAGGGGACAATGAGCGCTTCTCCCGATACTTTGGTGGCTGCCCCGTCATCAAGGTGCCTGGCTTCATGTACCCAGTCAAGGAGCACTACCTGGAGGACATCCTGGCCAAGTTGGGCAAGCACCAGTACCTGCACCGGCACCGGCACCATGAG tctGAGGATGAATGCGCACTCGATTTGGACCTTGTGACTGATCTGGTTCTGCACATCGATGCTCGTGGGGAACCAG GTGGGATCCTGTGCTTCCTGCCTGGGTGGCAGGAGATCAAAGGAGTGCAGCAGCGCCTCCAGGAGGCCTTGGGCATGCACGAGAGCAAGTACCTCATCCTGCCAG tgcactccaacATCCCCATGATGGATCAGAAGGCCATATTCCAGCAGCCTCCAGCTGGGGTGCGCAAGATTGTCTTGGCCACCAACATTGCTGAGACTTCCATCACAATCAATGACATTGTGCATGTGGTGGACAGTGGGCTGCACAAGGAAGAACGCTATGACCTGAAGACCAAG GTGTCCTGCCTGGAGACAGTGTGGGTGTCAAGAGCCAATGTGATCCAGCGCCGGGGCCGGGCGGGCCGCTGCCAGTCCGGCTTTGCCTACCACTTGTTCCCTCGAAGCCGGCTGGAGAAAATGGTCCCTTTCCAAGTGCCAGAGATCCTGCGCACACCTCTCGAGAACCTGGTGCTGCAAGCAAAAATCCACATGCCTGAGAAGACG GCGGTGGAGTTCCTGTCCAAGGCTGTGGACAGTCCAAACATCAAGGCAGTGGACGAGGCTGTGATCTTGCTCCAGGAGATTG GGGTGCTGGACCAGCGAGAGTACCTGACCACCCTGGGGCAGCGCCTGGCTCACATCTCCACCGACCCCCGGCTGGCCAAGGCCATTGTGTTGGCTGCCATCTTCCGTTGCCTGCACCCACTACTGGTGGTCGTTTCCTGCCTCACCCGGGACCCCTTCAGCAGCAGCCTACAGAACCGGGCAGAGGTGGACAAG gTGAAAGCACTGTTGAGCCACGACAGCGGCAGTGACCACCTGGCCTTTGTGCGGGCTGTCGCCGGCTGGGAGGAGGTGCTGCGTTGGCAGGACCGCAGCTCCCGGGAGAATTACCTGGAGGAAAACCTGCTCTACGCACCCAGCCTGCGCTTCATCCACG GACTCATCAAGCAGTTCTCAGAGAACATTTATGAGGCCTTCCTGGTGGGGAAGCCCTCGGACTGCACCCTGGCCTCCGCCCAGTGCAACGAGTATagtgaggaggaggagctggtgaAGGGCGTGCTGATGGCCGGCCTCTACCCCAACCTCATCCAG GTGAGGCAGGGCAAAGTCACCCGGCAGGGGAAGTTCAAGCCCAACAGCGTCACATATAGGACCAAATCAGGCAACATCCTGCTGCACAAGTCGACCATTAACAG GGAGGCCACACGGTTACGGAGCCGATGGCTGACGTATTTCATGGCAGTCAAGTCCAATGGCAGCGTCTTCGTCCGGGACTCCTCTCAGGTGCACCCGCTAGCTGTGCTGCTCCTGACCGACGGGGATGTGCACAtccgtg ATGACGGGCGCCGGGCCACCATCTCACTGAGCGACAGTGACCTGCTGCGGCTGGAGGGTGACTCGCGTACCGTGCGGCTGCTGAAGGAGCTGCGGCGGGCCCTGGGCCGCATGGTGGAGAGGAGCCTGCGCAGCGAGCTGGCAGCACTTCCCCCCAGTGTACAGGAGGAGCACGGGCAGCTGCTTGCGCTACTGGCAGAGCTGCTGCGAGGACCCTGTGGCAGCTTTGATGTGCGCAAGGCAGCTGATGACTGA
- the DHX30 gene encoding ATP-dependent RNA helicase DHX30 isoform X3 translates to MFSLDSFRKDRAQHKQRQCKLPPPRLPPMCVNPAPGGTISRASRDLLKEFPQPKNLLNSVIGRALGISHAKDKLVYVHTNGPKKKKVTLHIKWPKSVEVEGYGSKKIDAERQAAAAACQLFKGWGLLGPRNELFDAAKYRVLADRFGSPADSWWRPEPTMPPTSWRQLNPESIRPGGPGGLSRSLGREEEEDEEEELEEGTIDVTDFLSMTQQDSHAPLRDSRGSSFEMTDDDSAIRALTQFPLPKNLLAKVIQIATSSSTAKNLMQFHTVGTKTKLSTLTLLWPCPMTFVAKGRRKAEAENKAAALACKKLKSLGLVDRNNEPLTHAMYNLASLRELGETQRRPCTIQVPEPILRKIETFLNHYPVESSWITPELRLQSDDILPLGKDSGPLSDPITGKPYVPLLEAEEVRLSQSLLELWRRRGPVWQEAPQLPVDPHRDTILNAIEQHPVVVISGDTGCGKTTRIPQLLLERYVTEGRGARCNVIITQPRRISAVSVAQRVSHELGPSLRRNVGFQVRLESKPPARGGALLFCTVGILLRKLQSNPSLEGVSHVIVDEVHERDVNTDFLLILLKGLQRLNPALRLVLMSATGDNERFSRYFGGCPVIKVPGFMYPVKEHYLEDILAKLGKHQYLHRHRHHESEDECALDLDLVTDLVLHIDARGEPGGILCFLPGWQEIKGVQQRLQEALGMHESKYLILPVHSNIPMMDQKAIFQQPPAGVRKIVLATNIAETSITINDIVHVVDSGLHKEERYDLKTKVSCLETVWVSRANVIQRRGRAGRCQSGFAYHLFPRSRLEKMVPFQVPEILRTPLENLVLQAKIHMPEKTAVEFLSKAVDSPNIKAVDEAVILLQEIGVLDQREYLTTLGQRLAHISTDPRLAKAIVLAAIFRCLHPLLVVVSCLTRDPFSSSLQNRAEVDKVKALLSHDSGSDHLAFVRAVAGWEEVLRWQDRSSRENYLEENLLYAPSLRFIHGLIKQFSENIYEAFLVGKPSDCTLASAQCNEYSEEEELVKGVLMAGLYPNLIQVRQGKVTRQGKFKPNSVTYRTKSGNILLHKSTINREATRLRSRWLTYFMAVKSNGSVFVRDSSQVHPLAVLLLTDGDVHIRDDGRRATISLSDSDLLRLEGDSRTVRLLKELRRALGRMVERSLRSELAALPPSVQEEHGQLLALLAELLRGPCGSFDVRKAADD, encoded by the exons CTTCTAGGGACCTATTAAAAGAGTTCCCACAGCCCAAAAATCTTCTCAACAGTGTGATTGGAAGAGCCCTCGGCATCTCACATGCAAAAGACAAACTAGTCTACGTGCACACAAATGGACCGAAGAAAAAG AAAGTCACACTGCACATAAAGTGGCCCAAGAGCGTGGAGGTAGAAGGCTATGGCAGCAAGAAGATCGATGCTGAGCGGCAGGCTGCAGCTGCGGCCTGCCAGCTGTTCAAG GGTTGGGGTCTGCTGGGTCCCCGGAATGAGTTGTTTGACGCAGCCAAATACCGAGTGCTAGCTGATCGCTTTGGCTCCCCTGCCGACAGCTGGTGGCGTCCGGAACCCACCATGCCCCCTACTTCCTGGCGGCAGCTGAATCCGGAGAGCATTCGGCCAGGGGGACCTGGGGGCCTATCCCGCTCTTTGGGCcgggaagaagaggaggatgaggaggaagagcTAGAAGAAGGGACCATAGATGTTACCGACTTCTTGTCCATGACCCAGCAGGATTCCCACGCCCCACTCAGGGACTCAAG GGGGAGTTCCTTTGAGATGACAGATGACGACAGTGCCATTAGGGCTCTGACCCAGTTTCCACTTCCCAAGAACCTTCTGGCCAAGGTGATTCAGATTGCAACGTCATCCTCCACAGCTAAG AACCTCATGCAGTTCCATACTGTGGGCACCAAGACCAAGCTGTCTACACTCACCCTGCTCTGGCCCTGCCCCATGACCTTTGTTGCCAAAGGGCGCCGCAAAGCAGAGGCTGAGAATAAGGCGGCAGCCTTGGCCTGCAAGAAACTGAAG AGCCTGGGCCTGGTGGACAGGAACAACGAACCGCTTACACACGCCATGTATAACCTGGCCTCTTTGCGTGAGCTGGGTGAGACCCAGCGCCGACCGTGCACCATCCAGGTGCCCGAACCCATCCTCCGCAAGATAGAGACCTTCCTGAACCAT TACCCTGTGGAGAGTTCATGGATCACCCCAGAACTCCGGCTGCAGAGTGATGACATCTTGCCCTTGGGCAAGGACTCAGGGCCTCTGAGTGACCCTATCACAGGCAAGCCCTATGTGCCCCTGTTGGAAGCAGAGGAGGTACGTCTCAGCCAGAGTCTGCTAGAACTGTGGCGGCGGCGAGGGCCGGTCTGGCAGGAGGCCCCCCAGCTACCTGTGGACCCACATCGGGACACCATCCTCAATGCCATTGAGCAGCACCCAGTGGTGGTCATCTCTGGGGACACGGGCTGTGGGAAGACCACGCGCATCCCCCAGCTGTTGCTGGAACGCTATGTGACCGAGGGCCGCGGTGCCCGCTGCAATGTGATCATCACCCAACCTCGCCGCATCTCTGCTGTGTCTGTGGCACAGCGGGTCAGCCATGAACTGGGCCCCTCTCTGCGGCGGAATGTGGGCTTCCAGGTGCGGTTGGAAAGTAAGCCCCCAGCCCGAGGCGGGGCCCTGCTCTTCTGCACTGTGGGTATCCTGCTGCGTAAGCTGCAGAGCAACCCCAGCCTGGAGGGCGTGAGCCATGTCATCGTGGATGAGGTGCATGAGCGGGATGTGAACACAGACTTTCTGCTGATCCTGCTCAAGGGCCTGCAGCGGCTCAACCCGGCCCTGCGGCTGGTGCTCATGAGTGCCACAGGGGACAATGAGCGCTTCTCCCGATACTTTGGTGGCTGCCCCGTCATCAAGGTGCCTGGCTTCATGTACCCAGTCAAGGAGCACTACCTGGAGGACATCCTGGCCAAGTTGGGCAAGCACCAGTACCTGCACCGGCACCGGCACCATGAG tctGAGGATGAATGCGCACTCGATTTGGACCTTGTGACTGATCTGGTTCTGCACATCGATGCTCGTGGGGAACCAG GTGGGATCCTGTGCTTCCTGCCTGGGTGGCAGGAGATCAAAGGAGTGCAGCAGCGCCTCCAGGAGGCCTTGGGCATGCACGAGAGCAAGTACCTCATCCTGCCAG tgcactccaacATCCCCATGATGGATCAGAAGGCCATATTCCAGCAGCCTCCAGCTGGGGTGCGCAAGATTGTCTTGGCCACCAACATTGCTGAGACTTCCATCACAATCAATGACATTGTGCATGTGGTGGACAGTGGGCTGCACAAGGAAGAACGCTATGACCTGAAGACCAAG GTGTCCTGCCTGGAGACAGTGTGGGTGTCAAGAGCCAATGTGATCCAGCGCCGGGGCCGGGCGGGCCGCTGCCAGTCCGGCTTTGCCTACCACTTGTTCCCTCGAAGCCGGCTGGAGAAAATGGTCCCTTTCCAAGTGCCAGAGATCCTGCGCACACCTCTCGAGAACCTGGTGCTGCAAGCAAAAATCCACATGCCTGAGAAGACG GCGGTGGAGTTCCTGTCCAAGGCTGTGGACAGTCCAAACATCAAGGCAGTGGACGAGGCTGTGATCTTGCTCCAGGAGATTG GGGTGCTGGACCAGCGAGAGTACCTGACCACCCTGGGGCAGCGCCTGGCTCACATCTCCACCGACCCCCGGCTGGCCAAGGCCATTGTGTTGGCTGCCATCTTCCGTTGCCTGCACCCACTACTGGTGGTCGTTTCCTGCCTCACCCGGGACCCCTTCAGCAGCAGCCTACAGAACCGGGCAGAGGTGGACAAG gTGAAAGCACTGTTGAGCCACGACAGCGGCAGTGACCACCTGGCCTTTGTGCGGGCTGTCGCCGGCTGGGAGGAGGTGCTGCGTTGGCAGGACCGCAGCTCCCGGGAGAATTACCTGGAGGAAAACCTGCTCTACGCACCCAGCCTGCGCTTCATCCACG GACTCATCAAGCAGTTCTCAGAGAACATTTATGAGGCCTTCCTGGTGGGGAAGCCCTCGGACTGCACCCTGGCCTCCGCCCAGTGCAACGAGTATagtgaggaggaggagctggtgaAGGGCGTGCTGATGGCCGGCCTCTACCCCAACCTCATCCAG GTGAGGCAGGGCAAAGTCACCCGGCAGGGGAAGTTCAAGCCCAACAGCGTCACATATAGGACCAAATCAGGCAACATCCTGCTGCACAAGTCGACCATTAACAG GGAGGCCACACGGTTACGGAGCCGATGGCTGACGTATTTCATGGCAGTCAAGTCCAATGGCAGCGTCTTCGTCCGGGACTCCTCTCAGGTGCACCCGCTAGCTGTGCTGCTCCTGACCGACGGGGATGTGCACAtccgtg ATGACGGGCGCCGGGCCACCATCTCACTGAGCGACAGTGACCTGCTGCGGCTGGAGGGTGACTCGCGTACCGTGCGGCTGCTGAAGGAGCTGCGGCGGGCCCTGGGCCGCATGGTGGAGAGGAGCCTGCGCAGCGAGCTGGCAGCACTTCCCCCCAGTGTACAGGAGGAGCACGGGCAGCTGCTTGCGCTACTGGCAGAGCTGCTGCGAGGACCCTGTGGCAGCTTTGATGTGCGCAAGGCAGCTGATGACTGA